One part of the Musa acuminata AAA Group cultivar baxijiao chromosome BXJ1-5, Cavendish_Baxijiao_AAA, whole genome shotgun sequence genome encodes these proteins:
- the LOC135673103 gene encoding uncharacterized protein LOC135673103 isoform X1 — translation MWVFYLISLPLTLGMVTITLRYFAGPDVPRYVILTVGYAWFCSLSIIILVPADIWTTITQHYNGGIAFFWSWSYWSTFLLTWAVVPTIQGYEDAGDFTVKERLKTSLHVNLVFYIVVGSIGLFGLILLIVMHKVWSGGIVGFAMACSNTFGLVTGAFLLGFGLSEIPKSIWRNADWTYRQKVLSHRVAKMAVKLDNAHQEFSNAIVVTQATSNQMSKRDSLRPYMDVIDKMLLQMLKEDPSFKPSGGRLGENDMDYDTDDKTMAALRRQLRKAREEYYRYKSEYMTYVVEALELEDTIKNYERRDSNGWKYISSFRESRTGTLGSSLDIVELLWRCILRKQLQKILAVTLGCMSVAILLAEATLLPSGVDLSLFSILINAVGKQEVLVQIAAFVPVMYMCICTYYSLFKIGMLMFYSFTPRQTSSVSLLMICSMVARYAPPISYNFLNLIRLGSNAKTIFERRMGNIDDAVPFFGKGFNKIYPLIMVVYTLLVASNFFDRMVDFFGSWKRLKFQSEEKDMDGFNPSGIIILQKERSWLEQGRKVGEQVVPLARNFNGTDVDVESGSSPPGKEVLEVKAASVLPKENSNGIPPKPPKQDKRKDTTSHEAIVNKYAMIREQQVKKPASPALKEKATSSASVSLLEAGNSQRQSDGPAVGTTSGLTSTWASMKNGFQNFKTNLGAKKFFPLRQVQETPLHSRGSSSESLDEIFQKLKQRPSKNQDGDFDFDFDDNDMGITDMRSTR, via the exons CCAACATTATAATGGAGGCATTGCTTTCTTTTGGAGTTGGTCATATTGGAGTACATTTTTGCTAACATG GGCTGTGGTTCCTACTATTCAGGGTTATGAAGATGCTGGCGATTTCACGGTTAAAGAAAGACTTAAGACAAGCCTGCATGTGAACTTGGTCTTTTATATAGTTGTTGGATCTATAGGCCTTTTTGGGCTTATTTTGCTCATCGTCATGCACAAAGTTTG GAGTGGTGGTATTGTGGGCTTTGCTATGGCTTGTTCAAATACATTTGGGCTTGTGACTGGTGCATTTCTTCTCGGTTTTGGTCTTAGTGAAATCCCAAAAAGCATCTGGAGGAATGCAGATTGGACTTACCGCCAGAAAGTTCTCTCTCACAGGGTTGCAAAAATGGCTGTAAAACTTGACAACGCTCATCAAGAATTTTCAAATGCAATTGTG gTTACACAAGCTACCTCCAATCAGATGTCAAAGCGTGATTCTTTAAGACCCTACATGGATGTTATTGATAAAATGTTACTTCAAATG CTAAAGGAAGATCCTTCTTTCAAGCCATCAGGCGGTAGACTGGGAGAAAACGATATGGATTATGATACGGATGATAAGACGATGGCTGCACTTAGACGTCAGCTTAGGAAAGCTCGAGAGGAGTACTACAGATACAAAAG TGAATATATGACTTATGTGGTGGAAGCACTTGAGCTTGAAGATACGATCAAAAATTATGAACGCCGTGATTCAAATGGATG GAAGTACATCTCAAGTTTTAGAGAAAGCAGAACGGGCACACTAGGATCCTCTCTTGATATTGTTG AGTTACTATGGCGCTGTATATTGAGGAAGCAACTGCAGAAAATCTTGGCAGTGACACTTGGTTGCATGTCAGTTGCTATCCTGTTGGCTGAGGCTACCTTATTACCAAGTGGGGTTGACCTATCCCTCTTCTCCATTCTCATAAATGCTGTGGGAAAGCAAGAGGTGCTAGTCCAG ATAGCTGCTTTTGTTCCTGTCATGTAcatgtgcatttgcacatattattCACTATTCAAGATTGGAATGCTAATGTTCTATTCATTCACTCCAAGACAAACAAGCTCAGTGAGCTTGCTTATGATATGCTC AATGGTAGCGCGTTATGCACCTCCGATTTCTTACAATTTTCTAAATCTTATTCGTCTTGGTTCCAATGCAAAAACAATATTTGAAAGG AGAATGGGGAATATCGATGATGCGGTCCCTTTCTTTGGAAAAGGGTTTAACAAAATCTATCCACTTATCATGGTTGTTTACACCCTGCTGGTAGCCAGCAATTTCTTTGACCGAATGGTTGACTTTTTTGGAAGTTGGAAAAGGCTCAAGTTCCAAAGTGAGGAAAAGGATATGGATGGGTTCAATCCTTCTGGCATTATAATCCTGCAAAagg AAAGGTCTTGGCTTGAACAGGGGCGCAAAGTTGGTGAGCAAGTTGTGCCATTAGCAAGAAATTTTAATGGTACAGATGTCGATGTCGAGTCAGGCAGTTCACCACCA GGCAAGGAGGTTTTGGAGGTGAAAGCAGCATCGGTCCTACCGAAGGAGAACAGTAACGGGATTCCACCTAAACCTCCAAAACAAGATAAGCGGAAAGACACTACCAGCCATGAAGCTATCGTGAACAAGTATGCAATGATAAGGGAACAGCAAGTGAAGAAACCGGCCAGCCCTGCATTGAAGGAAAAGGCCACATCCTCAGCTTCTGTGTCTTTGCTTGAGGCAGGCAACTCCCAGAGGCAGTCCGATGGCCCAGCAGTGGGTACCACCTCAGGATTAACTTCCACATGGGCATCAATGAAGAATGGTTTTCAGAACTTCAAAACTAATTTGGGAGCAAAGAAATTCTTTCCATTGCGCCAAGTTCAGGAGACTCCACTCCATTCTCGTGGCTCTTCTTCTGAATCCTTGGATGAAATTTTCCAAAAGTTGAAGCAACGTCCAAGTAAAAATCAAGATGGGGATTTCGATTTTGATTTCGACGACAACGATATGGGCATAACAGATATGCGCTCTACCAGATAG
- the LOC135673103 gene encoding uncharacterized protein LOC135673103 isoform X2 has product MGYEDAGDFTVKERLKTSLHVNLVFYIVVGSIGLFGLILLIVMHKVWSGGIVGFAMACSNTFGLVTGAFLLGFGLSEIPKSIWRNADWTYRQKVLSHRVAKMAVKLDNAHQEFSNAIVVTQATSNQMSKRDSLRPYMDVIDKMLLQMLKEDPSFKPSGGRLGENDMDYDTDDKTMAALRRQLRKAREEYYRYKSEYMTYVVEALELEDTIKNYERRDSNGWKYISSFRESRTGTLGSSLDIVELLWRCILRKQLQKILAVTLGCMSVAILLAEATLLPSGVDLSLFSILINAVGKQEVLVQIAAFVPVMYMCICTYYSLFKIGMLMFYSFTPRQTSSVSLLMICSMVARYAPPISYNFLNLIRLGSNAKTIFERRMGNIDDAVPFFGKGFNKIYPLIMVVYTLLVASNFFDRMVDFFGSWKRLKFQSEEKDMDGFNPSGIIILQKERSWLEQGRKVGEQVVPLARNFNGTDVDVESGSSPPGKEVLEVKAASVLPKENSNGIPPKPPKQDKRKDTTSHEAIVNKYAMIREQQVKKPASPALKEKATSSASVSLLEAGNSQRQSDGPAVGTTSGLTSTWASMKNGFQNFKTNLGAKKFFPLRQVQETPLHSRGSSSESLDEIFQKLKQRPSKNQDGDFDFDFDDNDMGITDMRSTR; this is encoded by the exons ATG GGTTATGAAGATGCTGGCGATTTCACGGTTAAAGAAAGACTTAAGACAAGCCTGCATGTGAACTTGGTCTTTTATATAGTTGTTGGATCTATAGGCCTTTTTGGGCTTATTTTGCTCATCGTCATGCACAAAGTTTG GAGTGGTGGTATTGTGGGCTTTGCTATGGCTTGTTCAAATACATTTGGGCTTGTGACTGGTGCATTTCTTCTCGGTTTTGGTCTTAGTGAAATCCCAAAAAGCATCTGGAGGAATGCAGATTGGACTTACCGCCAGAAAGTTCTCTCTCACAGGGTTGCAAAAATGGCTGTAAAACTTGACAACGCTCATCAAGAATTTTCAAATGCAATTGTG gTTACACAAGCTACCTCCAATCAGATGTCAAAGCGTGATTCTTTAAGACCCTACATGGATGTTATTGATAAAATGTTACTTCAAATG CTAAAGGAAGATCCTTCTTTCAAGCCATCAGGCGGTAGACTGGGAGAAAACGATATGGATTATGATACGGATGATAAGACGATGGCTGCACTTAGACGTCAGCTTAGGAAAGCTCGAGAGGAGTACTACAGATACAAAAG TGAATATATGACTTATGTGGTGGAAGCACTTGAGCTTGAAGATACGATCAAAAATTATGAACGCCGTGATTCAAATGGATG GAAGTACATCTCAAGTTTTAGAGAAAGCAGAACGGGCACACTAGGATCCTCTCTTGATATTGTTG AGTTACTATGGCGCTGTATATTGAGGAAGCAACTGCAGAAAATCTTGGCAGTGACACTTGGTTGCATGTCAGTTGCTATCCTGTTGGCTGAGGCTACCTTATTACCAAGTGGGGTTGACCTATCCCTCTTCTCCATTCTCATAAATGCTGTGGGAAAGCAAGAGGTGCTAGTCCAG ATAGCTGCTTTTGTTCCTGTCATGTAcatgtgcatttgcacatattattCACTATTCAAGATTGGAATGCTAATGTTCTATTCATTCACTCCAAGACAAACAAGCTCAGTGAGCTTGCTTATGATATGCTC AATGGTAGCGCGTTATGCACCTCCGATTTCTTACAATTTTCTAAATCTTATTCGTCTTGGTTCCAATGCAAAAACAATATTTGAAAGG AGAATGGGGAATATCGATGATGCGGTCCCTTTCTTTGGAAAAGGGTTTAACAAAATCTATCCACTTATCATGGTTGTTTACACCCTGCTGGTAGCCAGCAATTTCTTTGACCGAATGGTTGACTTTTTTGGAAGTTGGAAAAGGCTCAAGTTCCAAAGTGAGGAAAAGGATATGGATGGGTTCAATCCTTCTGGCATTATAATCCTGCAAAagg AAAGGTCTTGGCTTGAACAGGGGCGCAAAGTTGGTGAGCAAGTTGTGCCATTAGCAAGAAATTTTAATGGTACAGATGTCGATGTCGAGTCAGGCAGTTCACCACCA GGCAAGGAGGTTTTGGAGGTGAAAGCAGCATCGGTCCTACCGAAGGAGAACAGTAACGGGATTCCACCTAAACCTCCAAAACAAGATAAGCGGAAAGACACTACCAGCCATGAAGCTATCGTGAACAAGTATGCAATGATAAGGGAACAGCAAGTGAAGAAACCGGCCAGCCCTGCATTGAAGGAAAAGGCCACATCCTCAGCTTCTGTGTCTTTGCTTGAGGCAGGCAACTCCCAGAGGCAGTCCGATGGCCCAGCAGTGGGTACCACCTCAGGATTAACTTCCACATGGGCATCAATGAAGAATGGTTTTCAGAACTTCAAAACTAATTTGGGAGCAAAGAAATTCTTTCCATTGCGCCAAGTTCAGGAGACTCCACTCCATTCTCGTGGCTCTTCTTCTGAATCCTTGGATGAAATTTTCCAAAAGTTGAAGCAACGTCCAAGTAAAAATCAAGATGGGGATTTCGATTTTGATTTCGACGACAACGATATGGGCATAACAGATATGCGCTCTACCAGATAG
- the LOC135674908 gene encoding transcription factor bHLH94-like encodes MFLVACLDSCATPVSSSFSFTEAFRAVPRHLCVVGALCVGKMASEAVVFQHDLPGVAMKELYDVGGAAPGYGFGGERGRHGRWSTCCSSPVQNFDDWDVDSPPTPGAAAARREETAGTGEAVGRRKRQRTKRVKSEEEVENQRMTHIAVERNRRKQMNEYLAVLRSLMPASHSQRGDQASTVEGAINFVRELEQLVHSLEARKRVKQRSKASPFSAFFTFPQYSSASSPCTNTESSGAAADVEVIVIESHANVKIFSRRRAGQLLKLVGGMQSLRLTALHLNVTAVDEMVLYCLSVKVEDGCQLTSVDEIATAIHGILAEIEEEAGHS; translated from the exons ATGTTCCTTGTTGCTTGCTTGGACTCATGTGCCACCCCtgtgtcttcttctttttctttcactGAGGCCTTTAGGGCTGTCCCGAGGCATCTGTGTGTGGTTGGAGCGCTCTGTGTGGGAAAAATGGCATCAGAAGCTGTGGTGTTTCAGCATGACCTCCCTGGTGTCGCCATGAAGGAGCTTTACGACGTGGGAGGTGCGGCACCGGGCTATGGCTTCGGTGGTGAACGAGGAAGGCATGGCAGATGGAGCACCTGTTGCTCCTCCCCGGTGCAGAACTTCGACGACTGGGATGTGGATTCGCCGCCGACGCCGGGTGCAGCTGCTGCTCGCCGAGAGGAGACGGCGGGGACGGGGGAGGCCGTGGGACGGAGGAAGAGGCAGCGCACCAAGAGAGTGAAGAGCGAGgaagaggtggagaaccagaggaTGACTCACATCGCTGTGGAGCGTAACCGGCGGAAACAGATGAACGAGTACCTCGCCGTGCTCCGCTCCCTCATGCCGGCCTCGCACTCGCAAAGG GGCGACCAAGCATCGACGGTTGAAGGCGCCATAAACTTCGTCAGAGAGCTCGAACAATTAGTCCACTCCCTCGAGGCTCGGAAGCGAGTCAAGCAACGATCCAAGGCATCTCCTTTTTCTGCCTTCTTCACCTTCCCTCAGTACTCATCAGCCTCTTCACCCTGCACGAACACCGAGAGCAGCGGAGCCGCGGCCGACGTCGAGGTCATCGTCATCGAGAGCCACGCCAACGTGAAAATCTTCTCGAGGCGGCGAGCCGGACAGCTGCTGAAGCTGGTGGGCGGCATGCAGAGCCTGCGACTCACGGCGCTCCACCTCAACGTGACCGCCGTCGACGAGATGGTGCTCTACTGTCTCAGCGTCAAG GTGGAAGACGGTTGCCAGTTGACGTCAGTGGATGAGATTGCCACCGCAATCCATGGAATACTTGCAGAGATCGAAGAGGAAGCTGGTCACAGCTAG
- the LOC135673104 gene encoding uncharacterized protein LOC135673104: MDAPVSIGQSLMSKHLHRSNEKYNVLRAFISRFRKLLVGKENNAGPRSEAEERVHSWIQALARSEKSLTFEYVQSTERGLSFKEAERRLLEGGQNIPIDHNFPSWWQLWCTAFIHPFNIILIIMATLSFLASDNANGIIMLILVMLSVGIRFHQDYNSSRAAMKLSELLRSQIRVQRCAGKVIQTELVVQIDYRDIVPGDIIHFSPGDLFPGDVRLVTSKDLIVSQSSLTGESGTTEKVADIIEDPSTPLLELKNICFMGTSVESGCGTGLVISTGSRTYMSTIFSTMGQEKHTDAFENGLRCVSYALVCIMVLVVPIISLTDYYASHNLGESVIFGISVAVALTPQMLPLIVNTNLAKGAIAMAKDRCIVKRLSTIQHMGAMDILCIDKTGTLTTNRIIMVHHMDSWGFPNERVLRFAFLNSYFKTEANSPIDDAILAYAYTNGYRFQASKWRMIEEIPFDFVRRRMSVIIERDLDSIWDEQGSYFDTTKYVITKGALEEVLSISTLIEDIDKGVNLTLTPKDREVVLQKSEELSNDGLRVLGVAMKRENTIIKSGPTKYSALESDMVFLGLISFFDPPKNSAKQALWQLAEKGVKAKVLTGDSLSLAIKVCKEVGIRTTHVTTGPDLDILEHTEFHEAVRRATVLARLTPTQKLRVVQSLQKVGNHVVGFLGDGINDSLALEAADVGISVDSGSSVAKDLADIILLEKDLNVLVSGVEHGRLTYGNTMKYIKMSLVANIGSIISLFIATMFIQFEPLSPRQLLTQNFLYNLGQIAIPWDKVDDGYAKVPQGWSATELPVFILWNGPVCSIFDIGTFLFLRFYYEADQVSDSEFFHSAWFIEGLLMQALIIHMIRTEKIPFIQDMATWPVVFSTITISAIGIIIPFSPIGKLMGLMNLPLSYFGFLVVLFLGYFSLGQIVKRIYILIYKRWL; encoded by the exons ATGGATGCACCAGTCTCCATAGGCCAGAGCCTCATGAGCAAGCACCTGCATCGATCCAATGAGAAATACAATGTTTTACGAGCTTTCATCTCTCGTTTTAGAAAGCTTCTTGTAGGAA AGGAGAATAATGCTGGACCACGATCCGAGGCAGAGGAGAGAGTCCACTCATGGATTCAAGCTTTGGCCAGATCTGAGAAGAGCTTAACATTTGAATACGTCCAGTCTACTGAAAGAG GATTGAGCTTCAAGGAAGCAGAAAGGAGATTGCTGGAAGGTGGACAAAATATTCCCATTGATCATAATTTTCCTAGCTGGTGGCAGCTCTGGTGCACTGCTTTTATACATCCTTTTAATATTATTCTTATCATCATGGCTACACTTTCATTCTTGGCATCTGATAATGCCAATGGAATCATTATGCTCATACTAGTTATGCTAAGCGTAGGCATCCGATTCCACCAG GACTATAATAGTTCAAGAGCTGCCATGAAACTCTCCGAACTTCTGAGATCACAGATCAGAGTTCAGAGATGTGCCGGAAAAGTCATTCAGACAGAACTAGTAGTACAAATTGACTACAGAGACATAGTGCCTGGTGACATTATCCATTTTAGCCCAGGGGATCTCTTTCCTGGTGATGTAAGACTAGTGACATCCAAAGACCTGATTGTGAG TCAGTCTTCCTTAACAGGCGAGTCAGGAACAACGGAAAAAGTAGCAGATATCATAGAAGATCCAAGCACTCCCTTGCTAGAGCTAAAAAATATCTGCTTTATG GGAACAAGTGTGGAATCTGGGTGTGGAACCGGATTAGTCATATCAACAGGTTCAAGAACATATATGAGTACAATATTTTCCACAATGGGACAAGAGAAACATACAGATGCCTTTGAAAATGGCCTTCGGTGTGTATCCTATGCACTTGTTTGCATCATGGTTCTGGTAGTCCCAATAATAAGTTTAACTGATTACTATGCATCTCATAATTTGGGAGAGAGTGTTATATTTGGGATCTCTGTAGCAGTAGCACTGACACCACAAATGTTACCTCTTATTGTGAACACAAATCTTGCAAAAGGAGCCATTGCAATGGCCAAAGACAGATGCATAGTTAAGCGACTATCTACCATACAACACATGGGAGCTAT GGATATTTTGTGCATCGACAAAACAGGAACACTAACAACGAATCGTATCATAATGGTACATCATATGGATAGTTGGGGGTTTCCAAATGAAAGAGTACTAAGATTTGCATTTCTAAATTCTTACTTCAAAACTGAAGCTAATAGTCCTATAGATGATGCAATTCTTGCTTATGCATATACAAATGGGTACAGATTCCAGGCATCAAAATGGCGAATGATAGAAGAGATTCCTTTTGATTTTGTAAGGAGAAGGATGTCTGTAATTATTGAGAGAGATCTAGACAGCATATGGGATGAACAAGGCTCCTATTTTGATACAACCAAATATGTCATAACAAAGGGGGCACTTGAAGAAGTTTTAAGTATTTCTACCTTGATCGAGGACATTGATAAAGGAGTAAATTTGACCTTGACTCCCAAAGATCGTGAAGTTGTCCTCCAAAAGAGTGAAGAACTGAGTAATGATGGATTGCGAGTCCTCGGAGTAGCTATGAAAAGGGAAAACACG ATAATTAAAAGTGGGCCTACCAAATATTCAGCACTAGAATCAGACATGGTTTTCCTTGGCCTCATCTCCTTCTTTGACCCACCAAAAAACTCAGCTAAGCAAGCACTGTGGCAACTAGCAGAGAAGGGAGTAAAAGCAAAGGTGTTAACGGGTGACTCACTGTCTCTAGCCATTAAGGTCTGTAAAGAAGTTGGCATCAGAACAACTCATGTGACAACTGGCCCAGATCTTGACATTCTTGAACATACTGAGTTTCATGAGGCTGTTAGAAGAGCCACAGTGCTGGCTCGTCTTACACCAACTCAAAAGCTTCGGGTAGTTCAGTCACTGCAGAAAGTAGGAAACCATGTCGTTGGATTTTTGGGTGATGGAATAAATGATTCCCTTGCATTGGAAGCTGCAGATGTTGGAATTTCAGTTGACTCCGGATCAAGTGTAGCAAAGGATCTAGCCGACATTATACTACTCGAGAAGGATTTAAATGTTCTTGTCTCAGGTGTTGAACATGGTAGGCTGACCTATGGAAACacaatgaaatacataaaaatgtCTTTGGTTGCTAATATTGGAAGCATTATCTCTCTCTTTATAGCGACTATGTTCATACAATTTGAGCCACTCAGTCCCAGACAGCTTCTGACTCAGAATTTTCTCTACAATCTAGGCCAAATTGCAATTCCATGGGACAAGGTAGATGACGGATATGCAAAGGTTCCTCAGGGATGGTCTGCAACAGAACTACCAGTTTTCATCCTATGGAATGGGCCAGTTTGTTCGATATTTGATATTGGCACCTTCTTATTCCTTCGTTTTTATTATGAAGCAGACCAAGTTTCAGATTCTGAATTTTTCCATTCTGCTTGGTTTATTGAGGGTCTTCTTATGCAGGCTCTTATCATCCACATGATTAGAACAGAAAAAATTCCCTTCATACAGGATATGGCAACATGGCCTGTGGTTTTCTCAACCATAACAATTTCTGCTATCGGGATCATAATTCCATTTAGTCCCATTGGTAAACTTATGGGACTAATGAACCTTCCACTATCATATTTTGGTTTCTTAGTAGTGCTTTTTCTTGGATACTTTTCGCTTGGGCAAATTGTCAAGAGGATATATATACTCATTTACAAACGATGGCTTTAA
- the LOC135673105 gene encoding putative clathrin assembly protein At4g40080 produces the protein MGRKLRSLVGALKDTASLSKAAATAAALSPSSAAQLAVLRATTHHPADEPPHPRHIQALLSFGHGSRLSAASAAGVLASRLRSTGDPAVAFKCLLALHHLLARGAFILRDQLPPALLRHPASGRNPLVLAAFRHGSSSAASWALASWVRWYARLLELLLSASVLLVSFPTAHRPFAKPDDDDDRERVTSLLDQDLISELDALVGIVEEMAGVPEMVAVEGSRLVAEAVRLVEADRVAAEHEIEIRVTEMEDRLGSLRFADSVELVCLLRRLENCRYRPWDRKPTVGDWFWAGVRDLMYRAEKVVLRKEEEERRVKREKASASARASDRIPVGSNQAVRFGSTRWADR, from the coding sequence ATGGGTCGCAAGCTCCGCAGCCTCGTCGGCGCCCTCAAGGACACCGCCTCCCTCAGCAAGGCCGCAGCCACCGCGGCCGCTTTGTCCCCCTCCTCTGCCGCCCAGCTGGCCGTCCTACGCGCCACCACCCACCACCCTGCCGACGAGCCCCCCCACCCCCGCCACATCCAGGCGCTCCTCTCCTTCGGCCACGGGTCCCGCCTCTCGGCTGCCTCCGCCGCCGGCGTCCTCGCCTCCCGCCTCCGCTCCACCGGCGATCCCGCCGTCGCCTTCAAGTGCCTTCTCGCTCTCCACCACCTCCTCGCACGCGGCGCCTTCATCCTCCGCGACCAGCTCCCGCCCGCCCTCCTCCGCCACCCCGCCTCCGGCCGCAACCCCCTCGTCCTCGCCGCCTTCCGCCAcggctcctcctccgccgcctcctgGGCCCTCGCCTCCTGGGTCCGCTGgtacgcccgcctcctcgagcttCTTCTCTCCGCCTCCGTCCTCCTTGTCTCTTTCCCCACCGCCCATCGGCCCTTCGCCAagcccgacgacgacgacgaccgggAACGGGTCACCTCCCTGCTCGACCAGGACCTGATCTCGGAGCTCGACGCGCTCGTCGGGATCGTCGAGGAGATGGCCGGCGTACCGGAGATGGTCGCCGTCGAGGGCAGCAGGCTCGTCGCGGAGGCGGTGAGGCTGGTCGAGGCCGATAGGGTGGCCGCCGAGCACGAGATCGAGATCCGGGTCACGGAAATGGAGGATCGACTCGGTTCACTCCGCTTCGCCGATTCTGTCGAGTTAGTCTGCTTACTGAGGCGGTTGGAGAACTGCAGGTATCGGCCGTGGGATCGCAAGCCGACGGTGGGAGATTGGTTCTGGGCCGGAGTCCGGGACTTGATGTACCGGGCCGAGAAGGTGGTGCtacggaaggaggaagaggagaggcgGGTGAAGAGAGAGAAGGCGAGCGCGTCGGCTCGTGCATCCGACCGCATTCCGGTCGGGTCCAACCAGGCGGTACGGTTCGGATCGACAAGGTGGGCGGACCGCTGA
- the LOC135673106 gene encoding zinc-finger homeodomain protein 1-like encodes MDFDDHDETEEEMGLPVGSSYETPMPNSPRGGGGARMGGGEGEAGGLGSGNRKVGGGAGGGRYRECLKNHAVGIGGHAVDGCGEFLAAGEDGTLDALRCAACSCHRNFHRKEAEGGEGGRGGGGALEVAGYHHQFSPFYRTAAGYLHHHQPPHHPHMAAVPVAAAAGQQHRLLPLALPSTSGGGGGGWHSRDDQDDVSNPMMGSGGGGGGYAAGGGMGASGSGSHRKRFRTKFTQDQKDKMLVFAERVGWRIQKQDEAAVQQFCDETCVKRHVLKVWMHNNKHTLGKKP; translated from the coding sequence ATGGATTTCGACGACCACGATGAGACAGAGGAAGAGATGGGCTTGCCGGTGGGTTCGAGCTACGAGACCCCCATGCCGAATTCGCCTCGAGGAGGGGGAGGAGCTAGGATGGGAGGCGGAGAGGGGGAAGCGGGTGGGCTCGGGTCGGGGAACCGGAAGGTGGGCGGCGGCGCAGGAGGAGGAAGGTACAGGGAGTGCTTAAAGAACCACGCGGTGGGGATCGGGGGACACGCGGTGGACGGCTGCGGTGAGTTCTTGGCGGCGGGGGAGGACGGCACGCTCGACGCGCTACGGTGCGCCGCATGCAGCTGCCACCGCAATTTCCACCGGAAGGAAGCGGAGGGCGGCGAGGGAGGAAGAGGTGGAGGGGGAGCGCTGGAGGTAGCCGGGTACCACCACCAGTTCTCCCCGTTCTACCGGACGGCGGCGGGGTACCTACACCATCACCAACCGCCGCACCACCCCCACATGGCGGCCGTGCCAGTCGCGGCGGCGGCTGGGCAGCAGCACAGGCTGCTGCCGCTCGCGCTGCCGTCGACGTCCGGCGGCGGAGGGGGGGGATGGCACAGCCGGGACGACCAGGACGACGTGTCCAACCCGATGATGGGAAGCGGCGGGGGCGGAGGAGGGTATGCGGCGGGCGGCGGGATGGGGGCATCGGGTTCGGGGAGCCACAGGAAGCGGTTCCGGACCAAGTTCACGCAGGACCAGAAGGACAAGATGTTGGTGTTCGCGGAGCGGGTTGGGTGGCGGATCCAGAAGCAAGACGAGGCGGCGGTGCAGCAGTTCTGCGACGAGACGTGCGTCAAGCGCCATGTGCTCAAGGTCTGGATGCACAACAACAAGCACACCCTGGGTAagaaaccctag